From a single Brassica oleracea var. oleracea cultivar TO1000 chromosome C5, BOL, whole genome shotgun sequence genomic region:
- the LOC106292437 gene encoding uncharacterized protein At1g04910 has translation MNHLLEMKVKFLGETKIDKFKNSLVSRSRMSLWMIRVMTILLIWSCFVHLVALGGMWGPRLLKGWPCWLSHHEFPMAAQEMASLPMKIALPPKRIYQNNGYLMVSCNGGLNQMRAAICDMVTIARYMNVTLIVPELDKASFWNDPSEFKDIFDVDHFITCLRDEVRILKAVPPRLRRRVELGVYHTMPPVSWSNMSYYQDQILPLVKKHKVLQLNKTDTRLANNELPVEVQKLRCRVNFNGLRFTPKIEELGRRVVKILREKGPFLVLHLRYEMDMLAFSGCSHGCNRYEEEELTRMRYAYPWWKEKVINSELKRKEGLCPLTPEETALTLSALGIDRNVQIYIAAGEIYGGRRRLKALTDVFPNVVRKETLLDSSDLSFCQNRSSQMAALDYLIALESDIFVPTYYGNMAKVVEGHRRFLGFKKTIELKRKFLVDLIDEYYEGLLSWEVFSTRLKASHGTRMGGPKKRLVIPSKPKEENYFYANPYECLQLLRESNGTSLKETM, from the exons ATGAACCACCTCTTAGAGATGAAGGTTAAGTTTCTAGGAGAAACCAAGATTGACAAGTTCAAGAACTCCTTGGTTTCCAGGTCTCGTATGAGCCTATGGATGATTCGGGTTATGACCATATTGCTGATATGGAGTTGTTTTGTTCATTTGGTTGCTTTGGGTGGGATGTGGGGACCAAGGTTGCTGAAAGGCTGGCCTTGTTGGCTCAGCCACCATGAGTTCCCAATGGCTGCACAAGAAATGGCTTCTCTTCCAATGAAAATAGCCCTCCCTCCTAAAA GGATATATCAGAACAATGGTTATCTTATGGTTTCTTGCAATGGAGGACTCAACCAAATGCGAGCTGCG ATATGTGATATGGTCACTATTGCAAGGTACATGAATGTCACACTTATTGTCCCAGAGCTTGACAAGGCCTCTTTCTGGAATGATCCTAG TGAATTCAAAGACATATTTGATGTGGACCACTTCATAACTTGTTTGAGAGATGAGGTTCGTATACTCAAAGCGGTTCCTCCAAGGCTTAGGAGAAGGGTCGAGCTCGGTGTGTACCACACCATGCCTCCTGTTAGCTGGTCTAACATGTCCTACTACCAAGACCAG ATTCTTCCGTTGGTGAAGAAGCACAAGGTCTTACAACTGAACAAAACAGATACTCGACTTGCCAATAACGAACTTCCTGTCGAGGTTCAGAAGCTGAGATGCAGAGTAAATTTCAACGGGCTTAGGTTCACTCCAAAGATTGAGGAACTAGGTAGAAGAGTAGTCAAGATTCTGAGGGAGAAAGGTCCCTTTCTGGTTCTCCATCTCAGATACGAAATGGACATGTTGGCATTCTCTGGTTGCTCTCACGGTTGCAACCGCTACGAAGAGGAAGAGCTCACAAGAATGAG ATATGCTTATCCATGGTGGAAAGAGAAAGTAATAAACTCCGAGTTGAAGAGGAAAGAAGGTCTTTGCCCATTAACTCCGGAAGAAACAGCTCTTACACTATCCGCATTGGGCATTGACCGTAACGTTCAGATTTACATAGCGGCTGGAGAGATATACGGTGGTAGAAGACGGTTAAAGGCTTTAACAGATGTTTTTCCAAATGTG GTCAGGAAAGAAACTCTGCTGGATTCGTCTGATCTGAGTTTCTGTCAGAACCGTTCTTCTCAAATGGCTGCTCTTGATTATCTCATCGCTCTAGAAAGTGATATATTCGTTCCTACTTATTATGGGAACATGGCCAAAGTTGTGGAAGGTCATCGCAG GTTCTTGGGGTTCAAGAAAACGATTGAGCTAAAGAGGAAGTTCTTGGTTGATCTAATAGATGAATACTATGAAGGACTGTTGAGCTGGGAAGTGTTTTCGACCAGGCTGAAGGCCTCTCACGGTACAAGAATGGGAGGTCCCAAGAAGCGGCTTGTGATTCCGAGTAAACCTAAAGAAGAAAACTACTTCTATGCTAATCCATATGAATGTCTTCAGCTATTACGTGAGAGTAATGGCACTTCACTTAAAGAAACAATGTGA